The nucleotide window GAGGCCCTGCTTGAGCTTTTCCTCTTTTTCCGGGGGATAGTCGAGGGTCGGTGTTGACGGCACCGCCGTGAATGACGAGTACGTATTTGCGTTTGGTGGGAGAAGCAGGCATTGTAGGCAGATGTAAAGGGTGAAAACAACAAAAGCACGGCCCGGGCCGTGCTTTTGTTATGTTGAGCTTGCGCGAAGCGCTACGCTACCGACTTTTTGAGTTTGTCGCCAAACACGGCTTTCACCTTGTCGACTTTGCTCTTAACCACGAACTGGCAGTAGGGTTGGTTGCCGTTCAGGTTGTAGTAGTTCTGGTGGTAAGCCTCAGCGGGATAGAACTCCTTGAGGGGCACAATTTCGGTGGTAATCGGCTGGTCGAAAGCATTGGCTTCGGTGAGCTTCTGCTTGTACTTCTCGGCCAGGTGCTGCTGCTGCTCGTTGTGAAAATAAATTCCCGAGCGGTACTGCGTGCCCACGTCGTTGCCCTGGCGGTTGAGCGTCGTCGGGTCGTGGGTTTTCCAGAACACTTCCAGCAGTTCCTCAAAGCTGATTACCTGCGGGTCGTAGGTAATCTGAATTACCTCGTTGTGCCCGGTCAGGCCGCTGCAGACTTCCTTGTAGGTAGGGTTGGCAATGCGCCCGCCGGTGTAGCCCGACACCACTTTCTGCACCCCGTTCAAGTTCTGAAAAACGGCTTCGGTGCACCAGAAGCACCCGCCGCCAAATGTGGCCTGTTCCATTATTCTATTTCTAAAGTCCAAATCAAATACCGAATACTGTATAAGCGAATTCAGGCCCTGAAGGTTTCAAGCTGAGCTGTACAGGCCTGTTGAGTGTGCTGCGCGACAGTAGCCCTCGGCAGTATACTGGCACAAGTCCCGCCGCATTTTTGGAAGTGGTATAGTGCTCCGGGACTTGTGCTGGCAGGCTTTCGAACTACTTGAAGTGCCCCGGGACAAGTCCGATGCATTTTTGTAGTTGCAAAAGGCGCTCGGCACAAGTCCCGGGATGCTGCATGAAATGTAAAATCCCGTCGGGACTTGTTCCGAGGCCCTACGTGCCCTCAGAAAGCAAGCTGGGACTTGTGCTGACGGCTTAAACCAATTGCAAAAGCCCTTCGCGACAATTCGGGAAGGGCTTTTGCAGCGAAGAATGATTCAGGGCTACCGTGCCCTATGCTTTACTTCTTGAACCGGTCGGCTACGATGAGGTCTTTGGTGCCGTGGCCCCAGGAGTAGAACCCCTCACCCGACTTCACGCCCAGGCGGCCGGCCATTACCATGTTCACCAGCAGGGGGCAGGGAGCGTATTTGGGGTTGCCCAAGCCTTCGTGCAGCACCCGCAGAATGGCCAGGCACACGTCCAGGCCGATAAAGTCGGCCAGCTGCAGCGGGCCCATGGGGTGGGCCATGCCCAGCTTCATCACCGTGTCGATTTCCTCCACACCGGCCACGCCCTCAAACAGGGTAATGATGGCCTCGTTGATCATCGGCATCAGAATGCGGTTGGCTACGAAGCCGGGGTAGTCGTTTACCTCGGTCGGGGTTTTGCCCAGCTGCCGCGAAATATCCATGATGCGCGTGGTCACCTCATCGGAAGTAGCATAACCACGGATAACCTCTACCAGCTTCATAACCGGCACCGGGTTCATGAAGTGCATGCCAATAACCTTGTCGGCGCGCTTGGTCACGGCTGCAATCTTGGTAATGGAAATCGAGGACGTATTAGAGGCCAGAATGGCGCCTTCGGGGGCGTGCTGGTCCAGGTCGCGGAAGATTTGCAGCTTGAGCTCCACGTTTTCGGTAGCGGCTTCCACCACCAGCTCTACGTTTTGCACGCCGTCGGCAATGCTGGTAAAGGTGGTAATGCGGCCAAGGGTCGCCACTTTGTCGTCTTCTGAGAGGCCGCCTTTGGCTACCTGCCGGTCCAGGTTTTTGCCGATGGTGCCCAGGGCTTTGTCCAGGGCCGGCTGGTTGATATCAATGAGCGAGACGGAAAAACCATGCTGGGCAAATACGTGGGCAATACCATTGCCCATCGTACCCGAGCCAATAACGGCGACATTCATCATGTAGAGCAGAAAAGAAGGGTGGGGAGAAAAATGCGGACTGCTTCCGGCACAAGAACCGGGAAAGGTGGCGCAAAGCTAAGCTGAAATCCTGGGCAGGCCAATCCAGTCAAAGGAAAGCCTAAGCCGAAGGGATAAAAATATAGAAGACCGAAAAAGCCGGTTTTTAGCTCGCTAGGGCAAGTTTTGAGCTCAACCGGACTAGAATTAATTAAATTTTTTTATTACGATATATCCTTTTGCCAAGGCCCGCGTACAAATCCGCAAATCCCCTTACCAGCAACTTCCAACCACTAACAACTGCTGAGAAAAGGATTTGTTTTCTTCTTTCACCTTCCATTCCAACCACCAACCACCATGGGAAATCTGCTGTATATCATCGCCGTAATTCTGATCATCATTTGGGCCCTGGGCTTCTTCGGCGTACTAGGTGAAGGAATTCACAACAACAGCCTGATTCACGTGCTGCTAGTTATTGCCATCATCGCCATCCTGCTGCGCGTGATCCGCGGTGGCCGCGTAGTGTAACTACGGTCATTGCCCTTTAGTCTGAAAAAACAAAGAGCGGGCTCCCACCAAGTGGGAGCCCGCTCTTTTTGTGCCCGCAAAGCAAGCAGCTGGTTACTTGCTCAGGTTGTACAGGAAGTTGAAGCGAATCTCGGGCTGCCCGTAGGGCGAAGTGCGGAAGCCCTGGGAGTCGATACCGTCGTTGAAGTTGTAGAGTACTACAATGTCGGCGGCCATCCGGTCGCCGAGCATGCTGCGGTAGCCCGCACCCGCCAGCGGGGTATTGAGCGTGCGGTTCAGCTGAGAGGTTTGCGTGTCGTACTCGGCCTTGAGCATGGTGCGGGTTACTTCGTACTCCAGGTGAGCAAAGAAGCTGCCGACCACCATATACTGGGCAAACACCTTCACGCCTACGTTATTGGATAGTACCCGCTTGGGATATTCCACCTGGGCTAAGGTGCGCATATAGTTGCGGTAATCCTCCGAGTAGCTCAGGCTATTATAGGAGTAGCTCACCCCGGGCCCGATAGAGAACTTCTCATTTACCCGGTAGCCGATAGCCGGGGCCAAGCTCACGTTGAACTGGCCTTGCCCGGCGTAGCTGCTGTAGCCCAGGCCCACGTTGGTGTAGAGAAAGTACTTTTTCAGCGGCTTGGGCTGCTCCGAGGCGCGGCTGCCCTTGGGAAACTCCAGACCCGAGGGCGAATTCGGATTACGCTGGGCCGGCAGGGGCTCGTCCACGGGTGGGGGCGCCGGTACTGGCACGGCCGGGCGCTGCGTGGGCTGCGCCGGGCGCGGCGCACTGCCGGGAGGGGCCGTGTTCAGCTGGGGCTTTTGCGTGGTGCGAGTAGTATCCGTTTGAGCCAGGGCAGCCGGAGCCGCCGCCATTCCGGCCCCAACCAGGGCCAGCGTAATCAGAATTCGTTTCATAGCAGGATGCTAACGAGATTAAGAGACAAGTTGGTATTTGCGCTGCCGCAACGCTTTGATTTGGTCATCGGCCAGGTACTCCTCGTACGTCATGCGGCGGTCAATAATTCCGTCGGGCGTAAGTTCGATGATGCGGTTAGCCACGGTTTCAATGAACTGCAAGTCGTGGGAGTAGAACAGCAGGGTGCCGGCGTAGTCGCGCAGGGAGTTATTGAGGGCCGTGATGCTTTCCAGGTCGAGGTGGTTCGTCGGGTCGTCGAGTACGAGCACGTTGCCGGATTCCATCATCATCTTGGAGAGCATGCAGCGCACTTTCTCGCCCCCGCTCAGCACGTTCGACTTCTTCTGCGACTCTTCGCCCGAGAATAGCATGCGGCCCAGAAAGCCGCGAATAAAGCTTTCGTCTTTCTCGGTCGAGTACTGCCGCAGCCAATCCACCAGGTTCAGGTCGGTGTCGAAAAATTCGGCGTTTTCGCGCGGGAAGTATGAAGGGGTAATCGTGGTGCCCCACTTGAAGTCGCCGGAGTCGGCCTTGATCTGCTCGAACAGGATGTCGAAGAGGAGGGACGCGGCCCGGTCGTCGCGGCTGATGATGGCCACCTTATCTTTCTTATCAAGCGAGAAAGACACGTTGCGGAACACTGGCTGGCCATCCACGGCCTTGCTCAGGTTCTCGACGGTGAGCAGCTGGTTGCCGGCTTCGCGCTCGGGCTTAAAGGCAATGTAGGGGTACTTGCGCGAGGAAGGCTTGATTTCGTCCAGGGTCAGCTTTTGCAGCAGCTTCTGGCGCGAGGTGGCCTGCTTCGACTTCGAGGCGTTGGCCGAGAAGCGCCGCACGAACTCCTCGAGTTCCTTGCGCTTGTCCTCGGTCTTTTTGTTCACCTCCTGGCGCTGCTTGAGCACGAGCTGGCTCGATTCGTACCAGAAGGAGTAGTTGCCGGGGTACATCGTGATTTTGGAGAAGTCC belongs to Hymenobacter cellulosilyticus and includes:
- the msrA gene encoding peptide-methionine (S)-S-oxide reductase MsrA, with amino-acid sequence MEQATFGGGCFWCTEAVFQNLNGVQKVVSGYTGGRIANPTYKEVCSGLTGHNEVIQITYDPQVISFEELLEVFWKTHDPTTLNRQGNDVGTQYRSGIYFHNEQQQHLAEKYKQKLTEANAFDQPITTEIVPLKEFYPAEAYHQNYYNLNGNQPYCQFVVKSKVDKVKAVFGDKLKKSVA
- a CDS encoding 3-hydroxyacyl-CoA dehydrogenase family protein, giving the protein MMNVAVIGSGTMGNGIAHVFAQHGFSVSLIDINQPALDKALGTIGKNLDRQVAKGGLSEDDKVATLGRITTFTSIADGVQNVELVVEAATENVELKLQIFRDLDQHAPEGAILASNTSSISITKIAAVTKRADKVIGMHFMNPVPVMKLVEVIRGYATSDEVTTRIMDISRQLGKTPTEVNDYPGFVANRILMPMINEAIITLFEGVAGVEEIDTVMKLGMAHPMGPLQLADFIGLDVCLAILRVLHEGLGNPKYAPCPLLVNMVMAGRLGVKSGEGFYSWGHGTKDLIVADRFKK
- a CDS encoding lmo0937 family membrane protein, whose translation is MGNLLYIIAVILIIIWALGFFGVLGEGIHNNSLIHVLLVIAIIAILLRVIRGGRVV
- a CDS encoding ABC-F family ATP-binding cassette domain-containing protein, which translates into the protein MISTSNVSLRYGKRILFEDVTIKFMPGNVYGLIGANGAGKSTFLKILSGEIEPNTGSVDMPAGARLSVLRQDQFAYDQYPVLQTVIMGHTKLWKVMEEKDALYAKPDFSDADGERAAQLEGDFADLEGWNADYEAAELLSGLGIGEDKHNTLMGDLGGSDKVRVLLAQALFGNPDVLLLDEPTNGLDAETVLWLENFLDSFQNTVIVVSHDRHFLDAVCNYMADLDFSKITMYPGNYSFWYESSQLVLKQRQEVNKKTEDKRKELEEFVRRFSANASKSKQATSRQKLLQKLTLDEIKPSSRKYPYIAFKPEREAGNQLLTVENLSKAVDGQPVFRNVSFSLDKKDKVAIISRDDRAASLLFDILFEQIKADSGDFKWGTTITPSYFPRENAEFFDTDLNLVDWLRQYSTEKDESFIRGFLGRMLFSGEESQKKSNVLSGGEKVRCMLSKMMMESGNVLVLDDPTNHLDLESITALNNSLRDYAGTLLFYSHDLQFIETVANRIIELTPDGIIDRRMTYEEYLADDQIKALRQRKYQLVS